The DNA region CGCGTTCGGCGTGCTCTGTGCCATAGGCTGGGTCCTTATCGAGCGCCGGGCACCCGAACCCGTCGTGCCGCTCTCGCTCTTTTCCAAGCCGACCATCAACCTGCTGCTGATCCTCTCCATCGTCTCGGGCGGCATCGGCATCGGCTCGGTCAACTACGTCGCGCTCTTCCTGCAGACCACGACCGGCCTCTCGCCCTCCATGGCCGGCCTGCTCTTCATCGCGACAACCGGCGGCATCGCCATCGGCTCGTTGACCTCGGGCCGCCTGATCGCCAGGTCCGGCCGCTACAAGCCCTTCAGCATCGCCTCGGCCGCATTGGGCGTCATCAGCTTCGCCGTCTTCTCCTTCGTCCATGCCGGAACGCCCGTGCTGCTGATCGGCCTTGTCATGCTCCTGCAGGGTTTCGGCGTCGGCATCGGCCAGCAGGTGCCGGTGATCGGCGTCCAGAACGCCGCCTCCAAGGCCGATGTCGGGGCCGCCACCGGTACCGTCACGCTCACCCGCATGGGCGGCGCCGCCATCGCCATCTCGATCTACGGCGCGATCATCGGCACCGGCCTGTCGCATGTCGCAATCCCTCTGCCGGGTGGACAGGACTTCCGCAACCTCACCCCGGAAATCCTCTCGACCTTGCCAGACGCCACCCGCGCTTTGGTCGCCAACGCCTACGCGGATGCCTTCGTGCCGCTCTTCATGACGGCTTCCGGCATGATGGTCATCGGCCTGATCGCCGCACTGCTCCTGCCGAATATTCGGTTGCCGACGGCGGTTGAGAGAAAGCCCTGACAGGCCGAGCCTTAGAACGTCTCGGACATGAAGAAGGCCCCGCTCATGCCGTGAGAGGGGCCTTCGGGCTTTTGAGAATTAAGGTGAAGCGCTCACGCCGCGCGGCGCGTCGCCATGCCGGCCTTGTGCACCTTGAAGCGCGAGATCAGCGCCTTCAGATGCGCAGTCTCGTCGGCCAGACGGTTGGTGCTGGCGGCAGCTTCTTCCACCATGGCGGCGTTCTGCTGCGTCATCTGGTCCATCTGGTTCACCGCCGTGTTGATCTCGTGCAACCCGGTCGACTGTTCCTGGGCAGCCGTCGCAATCGAGGTCACCTGGCTGGCAATGCCGATGACCCGTGTCTGGATCTCCCGCAGCGCATCACCCGTGGTAGTGACCAGGCGGACGCCGGTCTGCACTTCTTCGCCCGACTTGTTGATCAGCGCCTTGATGTCCTTGGCCGCCGTCGCAGAGCGTTGGGCGAGTTCGCGCACTTCCTGCGCGACGACCGCGAAACCCTTGCCGGCTTCACCGGCACGCGCTGCCTCGACGCCGGCATTCAGCGCCAGGAGGTTGGTCTGGAAGGCGATCTCGTCGATCACGTTGATGATCTGCGTGATCTCGTTCGAGGCCTGCTCGATCCGGCTCATGGCGGCGGTTGCGTCTTCCACCACGCCCGAGGAGCGTTCGGCGAACTGGCGGGCATCGGCGACCATGCGGCTCGATTCCTGCGCCCGTTCGGTCGAGGTCTTCACTGCGACCGTGATTTCCTCGAGCGCCGAGGAGGTTTCCTCCAGCGAGGCGGCCTGGGTTTCGGTGCGCTTGGAGAGATCGTTCGAGGCGTCGCGGATTTCGTCCGCCCCGCCATTGATCGCATCCGACGACTGGCGCACCTCTTCCATCAGGCGGCGCAGGCTGGTCATGGTCTCGTTCACGTTGCTCTGCAACTCAGCGAACACGCCCTGATACTGGCCTTCCATGCTTTCGGTCAGATCGCCCTGCGACAGCGCCGAGATTACCCGGCCGGTTTCGGCAATGCCCTTGTCGACCGACTCGACGAGAGTGTTGACGTTGGTCGCGAAGGCGTCGAGATCCGGATTGTCGTAGCGCTTGGTGATCCGGCGCGAGAAGTCGCCGGCCACGGCCGCGTTGACGACGGTCGCGATGTTCGACTGCAGGTCGGCGTTCTTTTCCTGCAGCGCCGCTTCCTGCGCCGCCAGCTGACGGATCTTGATGGCATTCTGCTTGAAGATGTCGACCGCCTTCGCCATCAGGCCGATTTCGCTCCGGTGGTCGAGGCCGGGGATCTCGGTGTCGAGTTTGTTGTCGGCAAGCGCGCCCATGGCCTGGGTGATCGCGCCGATCGGGCGGGTGATGCCACGGGCAATGACGAAGGCGATTGTGCCGGCGAGCAGGATGCCGATTGCACCAAGTGCCATGCCGGTAATCACGCCGTTCTCCATGGTCGACTGGATATGCGGGCCGAGCGTGTCCTGGGTCTTCTTGAACTCCGCCTTCATCTGCTCCAGCGTGCCGGAAAGCGATTCGCCGGCCGGGTTCATCGTGTTGTCGATCAGGTCGTTGCGCGCAAATATGACGTCGTCGATCTTTTCCAGCGCGGCTTCATAGTCGGTATAGTCGCCGAGGACTTCGTCGATCGCCTTGCGATCGTCGTCGCTCTTCACCACCTGCTTGGCCTGCTGCAGGCTGACGACGGCGGCCTTGGCGGCTTCGATCGCCTTGTCATGCGAGGCCTGCTCGTTCTTGAGCAGGAACTTGTTGGCTCCGAGCCGCATGTTCGCGACGGCATATTTTGCGTCCTCGATGATCGCAGCCGAAGCGAGGTCCCCGCCGTCTTTCAGCCGCTTGGCAATTGCGCCGAGTTCGTCCGACATTTCAGGTCCGAGCACGTTGAAGACGTTTTCCACGAGGCTGTCGCGCTGGCTCTGCAGTTCGACCACCTGTTCGAAGCCCTTGCCATAGGTGTCCACCAGGGGCGTCAGACTTTCGATCTGCGTCTTGATCGCGGGATCCGTGGTCAGCGCTATCAATGCGTCGATATCGGTTTTCGTTTGGGTCAGTCCCTTCACCACCAGTTGCTGCGCTTCGACCTTCGGCTCGGCGCGATATTTGCGGAAGTTCAGCCGTGTCTGCAGCATGCTGGTCTGGACGACGCTCGCGCCGTTGGTCTGCTTGGCAGCGCTGCGATAGTCTCCGAACATGGATTTGTTGGAAATGTTGGCAAAAATGCCGCTTCCGGCAATGCCACAAAGTACCAGAAGCACCAGGCCGAAGCCCAGATAGATCTTCTGACCGATCTTCATATTGTTGAGCATGGATGGGAACCCCTAACGGTTGAATCAGCGAACCCATGTTTAAGCGTTAACTTTAAGAAAGGTTGAACTCACACTGCGGCCTGAAGAGCTTATTCGACTTTTTTTGTTCACCTGTCGGTTGAGTAAGACCTTAGTCATATGGCGGCCTGACTTTTGCGAAGAACACGCGCGTCCGCCGGCGCCGAAGCAAAAGACCGCGCCCGCGGCGCTCCTAAACGTCGATCGCAGCAGGATGAGCTGCCGGACCGAGGGGGAGGTGTCACGTTTGACATAAGCTTCGCGCCAGCCGCGCCTGACAGGGTGCCGCAAACGACGTTAGTGATCAGGTGCAGCATGTCCAAGGTTTCGAGCTCTTCAACGGCAAGGCCGCAGTCCTCGCTTGTCGGCCGCGCGCTGGCGCTCGGTCTCGGCACGGCGCTGACCGCATCGCTTTCCGGCTGCATCCTCGTCCAGGACACCAGCCGTATGAACATCGACGTCTTCCAGGACGAAGTCGCGCCCGTCTGGTATGACCCGGCCCGCACGCCGCCTGCCGCCGATCAGACGGCCCCGCGCAAGCGCGACCTCTACCAGACCCAGTTCCACCAGACCTATGGCCTGCCGGTCTACAATCCGCTGCACAAGGCCATGTATGGCGTGATGTCGGATGATGGTCACACGCTGCCGGCCATTCCGGTCGACCGGGTTGATTCGAGCCTTCTGCGCAACGAGGTCTCCTACGAGACGGCGGAAGCCCCCGGCACCATCGTCGTCGATACCAAGGCGCATTACCTCTATTTCATCAAGCCGGGCGGCAAGGCCATCCGTTACGGCGTCGGCCTCGGCAAGGATGGGTTTGCCTGGTCGGGCAGGGGCGTCATCCAGCGCAAGGCAAAATGGCCGCACTGGACCCCGTCCGACGATATGGTTGATCGCCAGCCGGGCCTGAAGATGGTTTCGGCCGAACGCGGCGGCCTCGTCGCAGGCCTCAACAACCCGCTCGGCGCCCGCGCGCTCTACATCTACCAGAATGGCAAGGACACACTTTACCGCGTCCACGGAACGCCCGACTGGCAGTCCGTCGGCAAGGCGACGTCATCCGGTTGCGTGCGCATGTTCAACCAGGATGTCATCGATCTCTTCGATCGCGTGCCCGATCGCACGCCGATTGTTGTCATTTAGCGACACTCATTTGCGACGTGCCCCTCTCTCCAAAACGTGAAGGGGGCAAGTGGTTGCGTTAACCGCTCCTTTCCTGTTTGCATCGCACCATTGCGGAACAAAGCGCCGCCTCCGGCGTCTTATTTCCGCCGCTTTGCCACAGGAAATCGTTGATCATATGTCCCCCGCACATCCACTGACGCGCCGCTCTCTGCTGTCTCTGACCGGACTCGGCGCCGCAAGCCTGCTTGCCAGTTGCTCCACCTCGCGGCCGCTGCCTCCGGGGCTTCGCCTTGACGGCCCGGTCCTGCCGGCGGCTCCTGCCGGCCGCACGCCCGAACTCGACGCCATGTATGGCGAGATCTATGACGGCGGCTTTGTCATCCCGGCCGTCCCCTATTGGAAGATCCCGTCGCGCTTCTACCGCCAGCAGGTCATAGACCCGACCGGCGAAGCCCCCGGCACCGTCGTCGT from Rhizobium glycinendophyticum includes:
- a CDS encoding methyl-accepting chemotaxis protein, with amino-acid sequence MLNNMKIGQKIYLGFGLVLLVLCGIAGSGIFANISNKSMFGDYRSAAKQTNGASVVQTSMLQTRLNFRKYRAEPKVEAQQLVVKGLTQTKTDIDALIALTTDPAIKTQIESLTPLVDTYGKGFEQVVELQSQRDSLVENVFNVLGPEMSDELGAIAKRLKDGGDLASAAIIEDAKYAVANMRLGANKFLLKNEQASHDKAIEAAKAAVVSLQQAKQVVKSDDDRKAIDEVLGDYTDYEAALEKIDDVIFARNDLIDNTMNPAGESLSGTLEQMKAEFKKTQDTLGPHIQSTMENGVITGMALGAIGILLAGTIAFVIARGITRPIGAITQAMGALADNKLDTEIPGLDHRSEIGLMAKAVDIFKQNAIKIRQLAAQEAALQEKNADLQSNIATVVNAAVAGDFSRRITKRYDNPDLDAFATNVNTLVESVDKGIAETGRVISALSQGDLTESMEGQYQGVFAELQSNVNETMTSLRRLMEEVRQSSDAINGGADEIRDASNDLSKRTETQAASLEETSSALEEITVAVKTSTERAQESSRMVADARQFAERSSGVVEDATAAMSRIEQASNEITQIINVIDEIAFQTNLLALNAGVEAARAGEAGKGFAVVAQEVRELAQRSATAAKDIKALINKSGEEVQTGVRLVTTTGDALREIQTRVIGIASQVTSIATAAQEQSTGLHEINTAVNQMDQMTQQNAAMVEEAAASTNRLADETAHLKALISRFKVHKAGMATRRAA
- a CDS encoding L,D-transpeptidase, which produces MSKVSSSSTARPQSSLVGRALALGLGTALTASLSGCILVQDTSRMNIDVFQDEVAPVWYDPARTPPAADQTAPRKRDLYQTQFHQTYGLPVYNPLHKAMYGVMSDDGHTLPAIPVDRVDSSLLRNEVSYETAEAPGTIVVDTKAHYLYFIKPGGKAIRYGVGLGKDGFAWSGRGVIQRKAKWPHWTPSDDMVDRQPGLKMVSAERGGLVAGLNNPLGARALYIYQNGKDTLYRVHGTPDWQSVGKATSSGCVRMFNQDVIDLFDRVPDRTPIVVI